One Bacillus sp. 1780r2a1 DNA segment encodes these proteins:
- a CDS encoding cupin domain-containing protein produces MKILLFEQQQAAPVTQYESELSSYLKVAALENTSIGIMYVEPDGVIGHHEAPSKQLFLVIEGEGWVTGDDQVRKPIKKGQAAFWETGEWHTSGSDRGMTVLIIQSNSIHINPLL; encoded by the coding sequence TTGAAGATACTTTTATTTGAACAACAACAAGCAGCTCCAGTTACGCAATATGAATCTGAGCTGTCAAGTTATTTAAAGGTAGCTGCATTAGAAAATACTTCTATAGGGATAATGTACGTTGAACCAGATGGAGTTATAGGCCATCACGAAGCACCAAGTAAGCAGCTGTTTCTGGTGATTGAAGGGGAAGGCTGGGTAACAGGTGATGATCAAGTAAGGAAACCAATCAAAAAAGGACAAGCAGCCTTTTGGGAAACAGGCGAATGGCACACATCAGGAAGTGATAGAGGAATGACTGTGCTTATCATTCAATCAAATAGTATACATATAAACCCACTTCTTTAG